In one Paenibacillus sp. JQZ6Y-1 genomic region, the following are encoded:
- a CDS encoding YtxH domain-containing protein — MMDQQKTQFIYGLLTGALIGAGAAMLYTPKSGSDIRADLLYGAEMIKEKGPEWNQKGHEVTEKGREVVAVVKESIGVAREWKEQVEAATEDVKHELAEFKEQQETEKAEESDSHSTTSPVSTDKPTTPPAGSDKTSNYSV; from the coding sequence ATGATGGATCAACAGAAAACACAATTTATATACGGGCTGCTCACAGGAGCATTGATTGGTGCAGGTGCAGCTATGCTATATACACCGAAAAGCGGTAGCGATATTCGAGCTGATCTGCTGTATGGTGCAGAGATGATCAAGGAAAAAGGACCTGAATGGAATCAAAAAGGTCATGAAGTGACGGAGAAAGGTCGCGAGGTGGTTGCAGTTGTCAAAGAATCCATCGGCGTTGCACGTGAATGGAAAGAGCAAGTGGAAGCTGCTACGGAAGACGTAAAGCATGAGCTGGCTGAATTCAAAGAGCAGCAGGAAACGGAAAAGGCAGAAGAGTCCGATAGCCATTCTACAACTAGTCCAGTATCAACTGATAAACCGACGACACCGCCAGCAGGCAGTGACAAAACAAGCAATTATAGCGTCTAA